In the genome of Candidatus Chromulinivoraceae bacterium, the window TGCTCGTAAGAACGCGGTGACAAGGAATCATAATGCATACCGGATTACGCCCTACGGCCGTACCAACTGCACGCACGGCGCTGGGTTTTCCTATCTGTCTTGCAAGTTCGCCGTAAGACGTGGTTGAACCCGCCGGAATGGTTTGCAATGCCTTCCAGACTGACATTTGAAAGTCGGTTCCTGTGGTTTGGACGGGTACAGAGAACTCGGAACGTTTACCTACAAAATACTCAGCAAGTTCTTTTTGTGTCGCCTCTAGCAGTGGCTCATTTTGGTTCTTAACCCAGTTTTCGGGTACGTAGGTGAAATAGCGATCACCTTCTATGTGAAGT includes:
- a CDS encoding methylated-DNA--[protein]-cysteine S-methyltransferase yields the protein MIYYSCIESPLGKLTISTDGLAILALHIEGDRYFTYVPENWVKNQNEPLLEATQKELAEYFVGKRSEFSVPVQTTGTDFQMSVWKALQTIPAGSTTSYGELARQIGKPSAVRAVGTAVGRNPVCIMIPCHRVLTSTGQLGGYVAGTDCKQRLLALEDTTFVQ